One stretch of Leptospira mtsangambouensis DNA includes these proteins:
- a CDS encoding suppressor of fused domain protein, protein MNPITPKVLYQEANPYGSFTAFLEDDGRTIYLYLQSHNNPEWPMKTLWVRNLIDAPEARVDEDFDAGLAPVLTKSEITDPNAQSSLTEDQIHFIWSEEGDGVALFVEEELQAYLPSWSGIKGIHGYAKFAKEEAPTASPLGDPENGVIAERVRTNRKFWESVAEKDHWKKAQKLRLDFLESKLGKHEKYWSADGGKYPSLGIASFLPKEFPGIKIFSTIGMSVQNQPSIELYHKEYENFSRIELVFAIQLLKDSEDKSETWIQHVLGEMVKFPWNTGIWFGHSHTIQNPRKDPDQLYLDFNWFVLRNVTDEIEQGSKESLPNLHGLITENGKRANFLLLTPIATEERICFMREGSAKFWETWKKEGYSFFHDSERRMLEF, encoded by the coding sequence ATGAATCCCATTACCCCAAAAGTTTTATACCAAGAAGCAAATCCTTACGGTTCTTTTACTGCCTTTTTAGAAGATGATGGAAGAACCATTTACCTTTACTTACAATCACATAACAACCCTGAGTGGCCCATGAAAACACTTTGGGTGCGTAACTTAATTGATGCACCTGAGGCTCGTGTGGATGAAGATTTTGATGCGGGTCTTGCACCAGTTTTGACCAAATCAGAAATTACAGATCCAAACGCACAAAGTTCACTCACAGAGGACCAAATCCATTTCATTTGGTCAGAAGAAGGTGATGGTGTTGCTTTGTTTGTGGAAGAAGAACTACAAGCCTATCTTCCTTCTTGGTCAGGGATCAAAGGGATTCATGGGTATGCGAAGTTTGCAAAAGAAGAAGCTCCTACTGCTTCTCCACTTGGTGATCCAGAAAATGGAGTGATTGCCGAACGAGTGAGGACCAATCGAAAATTTTGGGAATCTGTTGCTGAAAAAGATCATTGGAAGAAAGCACAAAAACTACGATTGGATTTTTTAGAATCAAAACTTGGAAAACATGAAAAGTATTGGTCTGCCGATGGAGGAAAGTATCCTTCACTTGGGATCGCTTCTTTTTTACCCAAAGAATTTCCTGGAATCAAAATCTTTTCCACGATTGGGATGAGTGTTCAAAACCAACCTTCTATCGAACTCTATCATAAAGAATACGAAAACTTTTCTCGTATCGAACTTGTTTTTGCCATCCAACTTTTAAAAGATTCAGAAGATAAATCAGAAACATGGATCCAACATGTTTTAGGTGAGATGGTAAAGTTTCCTTGGAATACAGGGATTTGGTTTGGTCATTCTCATACAATTCAAAATCCAAGAAAAGATCCAGACCAACTCTATCTAGACTTCAACTGGTTCGTTCTACGCAACGTCACAGACGAAATAGAACAAGGCTCTAAAGAATCTCTACCAAACCTACATGGACTCATCACTGAGAATGGAAAACGCGCTAATTTTCTCTTATTAACTCCCATTGCCACTGAAGAACGAATTTGTTTTATGAGAGAAGGTTCTGCAAAATTTTGGGAAACCTGGAAGAAAGAAGGTTATAGTTTCTTTCACGACAGCGAACGAAGGATGTTAGAATTCTAA
- a CDS encoding SDR family oxidoreductase, translating into MKSINPELPIVVTGGSGYIASWIVKYLLEDGKQVRATVRSLKDTSKIEHLLELKEKFKDKLSLFEADLMVDGSFDKSIEGVELVIHTASPFFVAGVKDAQKQLIDPALQGTKNVLESCNRISSVKRVVLTSSVASILGDNIDSLQVPNQTFTEEHWNTTSNLTHQPYAYSKTLAEKEAWEIQKKQTRWDLVVINPSFVMGPSLSKRLDGTSVEFMKNMLKGVFRTGVPDTKMGFVDVRDVAKAHILAGFTPSAKGRHITSAEVMPMLGVAKIIKENFGNKYSLPTGNLPKALVYVIGPFFGLSWGYTKNNIGQPLNLNNEYSKKDLGITYRPLKETFIDHVNQMESSGLL; encoded by the coding sequence ATGAAATCGATCAACCCAGAATTACCAATCGTTGTTACAGGAGGATCGGGATACATCGCATCTTGGATCGTCAAATATTTGTTAGAAGATGGAAAACAAGTAAGAGCAACAGTTCGAAGTTTAAAAGACACTTCGAAAATTGAACATCTACTAGAGTTAAAAGAAAAGTTTAAAGACAAACTAAGTTTGTTTGAAGCAGATCTTATGGTCGATGGAAGTTTTGACAAATCGATTGAAGGTGTCGAACTTGTAATCCATACTGCCTCCCCATTCTTTGTTGCAGGTGTCAAAGATGCACAAAAACAATTGATTGATCCTGCTTTACAAGGAACAAAAAATGTTCTGGAATCTTGCAATCGTATTTCATCTGTTAAACGAGTTGTTCTAACATCCAGTGTTGCTTCCATTCTTGGCGACAATATTGATTCGTTACAAGTTCCGAACCAAACCTTTACTGAAGAACATTGGAATACGACAAGTAACCTCACTCACCAACCATATGCTTATTCTAAAACTTTGGCCGAAAAAGAAGCATGGGAAATTCAAAAAAAACAAACACGTTGGGATTTAGTTGTGATCAATCCATCTTTTGTAATGGGACCTTCTCTTTCTAAACGTTTGGATGGAACCAGTGTTGAGTTTATGAAAAATATGTTGAAAGGTGTTTTTCGCACAGGTGTTCCCGATACAAAAATGGGATTTGTCGATGTGAGAGATGTTGCAAAGGCACATATTTTAGCAGGTTTTACTCCTAGTGCAAAAGGAAGGCATATCACTTCAGCAGAAGTAATGCCGATGTTAGGTGTTGCTAAAATCATCAAAGAAAACTTTGGAAACAAATATTCTCTTCCTACGGGAAATCTTCCGAAGGCTCTTGTTTATGTGATTGGTCCTTTTTTTGGATTATCTTGGGGTTATACAAAAAATAATATTGGCCAACCGTTAAACTTAAATAATGAGTATAGCAAAAAGGATTTAGGAATCACCTATCGCCCGTTAAAAGAAACTTTTATCGACCACGTAAATCAAATGGAAAGTTCAGGATTGTTATGA
- a CDS encoding MBL fold metallo-hydrolase yields the protein MLDRTNSFHPQRFFGFPFFVSLILFSSHCAFRPSGNLNHYDSYFPHDSKTNPIPKGKLRATFLGTSSILLDDGETQILTDGFFSRPSLWKTAFSKIESDPKTVLSVIERAKINRLGAIFVCHSHYDHVMDAPLVAKLTKAKLYGSSSTLNVGTGAGLPTDQMQKFVTGKPIAIGKFTVTVLESKHTPPFRIFGKTNATDPNHPNIETPLVQPVKALDFIEGGTFDFFIQHGKNKIFIKSSTNFIEGVLDKLQADVLFLGIAQLSLQPVLFQDEFYKQNVQTLKPKLLIPVHWDNFFKPLSEPLEPNLQLGDDFDANMKSILKRTEKEKIEVKLLQGFETIDLF from the coding sequence ATGCTAGACCGAACCAATTCATTTCATCCCCAAAGATTTTTTGGATTTCCATTTTTTGTATCACTCATTCTTTTTTCTTCTCATTGTGCCTTTCGTCCTTCAGGAAATCTAAATCATTATGATTCTTACTTTCCTCATGACAGTAAAACGAATCCCATTCCAAAAGGAAAACTCCGTGCTACGTTTTTAGGAACTTCTTCAATTCTGTTAGATGATGGTGAAACTCAAATTTTAACCGATGGATTTTTTTCTAGACCATCCTTATGGAAAACTGCTTTTTCCAAAATTGAATCTGATCCTAAGACCGTTTTGTCAGTCATCGAAAGAGCAAAGATCAATCGGCTTGGTGCCATTTTTGTCTGTCATTCTCATTATGATCACGTCATGGATGCACCGCTTGTGGCAAAACTAACAAAAGCAAAATTGTATGGTTCTTCCTCTACTCTTAATGTAGGAACTGGAGCTGGGTTACCGACTGATCAAATGCAAAAGTTTGTAACAGGAAAACCAATCGCCATCGGAAAGTTTACCGTTACCGTATTGGAATCCAAACACACTCCACCTTTCCGTATTTTTGGAAAAACAAATGCAACAGATCCAAACCATCCAAACATTGAAACTCCTCTCGTCCAACCGGTAAAAGCATTGGACTTTATTGAAGGTGGAACTTTTGATTTTTTCATCCAACATGGGAAAAATAAAATTTTCATCAAAAGTAGTACAAACTTTATAGAAGGAGTCTTGGACAAGTTACAAGCAGATGTTTTATTTTTAGGAATTGCTCAACTTTCTTTGCAACCGGTTTTATTCCAAGATGAGTTTTACAAACAAAATGTTCAGACACTAAAACCCAAACTATTGATTCCCGTACATTGGGATAATTTTTTCAAACCACTCTCGGAACCACTGGAACCCAATCTTCAGTTGGGAGATGATTTTGATGCCAATATGAAATCGATTTTAAAAAGAACAGAAAAAGAAAAAATAGAAGTTAAGTTGTTACAAGGTTTTGAAACCATCGATCTGTTTTAG
- a CDS encoding aldo/keto reductase — translation MNNYGPLEIERLVAKAIKGNRNSYIIATKFGYEIDENDQLTWQINGRPEYIKKAIERSLKNLGTDYIDLYYLHRLDPKPQHPLVSITELAGSKVDSFLLGNKFVYDFYMISIKKNIKGTIRYGRQNYDFSEGMMALSSPKQVFSSDETTDFSELSGWFLIFHADFIRNYDLAKRIKSYGFLSCDVHEALHLSEKEEAVIDSIMKNIQHEYLSPIDKFSQDVMISHIELLLNYSNRFYNRQFITRKHSNDDLLIRLESLLNEYFDTNKIQQLGLPTVKYLSFRLNVSPNYLSDMLKTITGQNTQQHIHSWIIERAKEKLSTTSLSVNEIAIQLGFEYPQYFSRLFKIKTNLSPIQFRNSFNESSQST, via the coding sequence ATGAATAATTACGGTCCTTTAGAAATTGAAAGATTGGTAGCTAAAGCGATCAAAGGGAATCGAAATTCATATATCATAGCAACTAAGTTCGGTTATGAGATCGATGAAAATGACCAACTCACTTGGCAAATCAATGGTAGGCCAGAGTATATCAAAAAAGCAATCGAACGGTCCCTCAAAAACTTAGGCACCGACTATATTGATCTTTATTATCTGCATAGGCTTGATCCCAAACCACAACATCCTCTAGTCAGTATAACCGAATTAGCTGGTAGCAAAGTAGACTCCTTCCTACTCGGAAATAAATTTGTTTATGATTTTTATATGATCTCGATCAAAAAAAACATAAAAGGAACAATTCGTTATGGAAGACAAAACTACGATTTCAGTGAAGGTATGATGGCACTGAGTTCCCCCAAACAAGTATTTTCCTCTGATGAAACTACAGATTTTTCTGAATTATCTGGTTGGTTTCTTATCTTTCACGCAGATTTTATCAGGAACTATGATTTAGCAAAACGTATAAAAAGTTATGGTTTTCTTTCTTGCGATGTTCATGAAGCCCTTCATTTATCAGAAAAGGAAGAGGCCGTAATCGATTCTATTATGAAAAACATCCAACATGAATATTTATCTCCTATAGATAAGTTTAGCCAAGATGTAATGATTTCCCATATTGAATTATTACTTAATTATTCTAACAGGTTTTATAATAGACAATTTATTACTCGCAAACACAGTAACGATGATCTTCTTATCCGATTGGAAAGTTTACTGAATGAATACTTTGATACAAACAAGATTCAACAACTAGGACTTCCCACTGTAAAATATCTTTCCTTCCGATTAAATGTTTCGCCCAATTATTTAAGCGATATGTTGAAAACGATTACAGGTCAAAATACGCAACAACACATTCATAGCTGGATCATAGAGCGGGCAAAAGAAAAATTATCTACGACATCCCTATCTGTAAATGAAATCGCCATTCAATTGGGTTTTGAATACCCACAATATTTTAGCAGACTCTTTAAAATAAAAACTAATCTCTCTCCGATACAATTTAGAAACTCATTTAATGAAAGTTCCCAATCAACCTAA
- a CDS encoding Crp/Fnr family transcriptional regulator — translation MKVVLPKHIGSEEIRQFFMTHGKTIKLKKKEYFAKKGIPLFSVGLVVSGGFKLIYKHGKKEWIKSFIFEDGLLGSLPSVLENQPIPYSIIAIEPSEVIVLTKNEFKSKMEKENGYENFLIQFLSKLYLKKEERVADFLLFEPEKRYKKFIQEYSHVLDRISQIDQAAYLGITNVALSRIKKRIFLKNP, via the coding sequence ATGAAAGTTGTCTTACCCAAACACATAGGTTCTGAAGAAATCCGTCAGTTTTTTATGACTCACGGCAAAACCATCAAACTAAAGAAAAAAGAATATTTTGCTAAAAAGGGAATTCCTTTATTTAGCGTTGGTTTGGTTGTCAGTGGTGGATTCAAACTCATTTATAAACATGGAAAAAAGGAATGGATCAAATCCTTTATCTTCGAAGATGGACTTTTGGGAAGTTTACCAAGTGTCTTGGAAAACCAACCCATTCCCTATTCCATCATTGCAATAGAACCAAGTGAAGTGATTGTATTAACAAAAAACGAATTCAAATCTAAAATGGAAAAAGAAAACGGATATGAAAATTTTCTCATCCAATTCCTTTCGAAATTGTATTTAAAAAAGGAAGAACGTGTTGCTGATTTTTTACTCTTTGAACCGGAAAAAAGATACAAAAAATTCATTCAGGAATATTCTCATGTTTTGGATCGAATTTCCCAAATAGACCAAGCTGCCTATTTGGGTATTACAAACGTAGCACTCAGCCGGATCAAAAAGAGAATTTTTTTAAAGAATCCTTAA
- a CDS encoding synaptic vesicle VAT-1 family membrane protein, which produces MLREVYRIEKTGSIDNLHRKNEPLRPPEGDEVTIEVKAIGLNFADVFSIYGLYSATPKGSFIPGLEFAGKIVKIGEKVKNFEVGDSVFGVTRFGAYTTHLNISEKTVFALPKDWSMQDGAAFAVQALTAYYALVPLGQVKEGDHVLIHSAAGGVGIMAGHIAKKKKAITIGLVGDSVKFSILKEVGYDYFLIRSPNFKQEMHKILSDYPLKIVLECLGGRYFQDSYDLLAPMGRLITYGSANFTPSHSFRNWFSIAYSYLRRPKIDPLSMISDNKSVMGFNLIWLWNEIDELRKHFSDLMMLSLPKQTIGHEFPFDSIHDALRTFQSGQTIGKIVIKVP; this is translated from the coding sequence ATGTTAAGAGAAGTCTATCGCATCGAAAAAACCGGATCCATCGACAACCTGCATCGTAAAAATGAACCTTTAAGACCACCGGAAGGTGATGAAGTCACCATTGAAGTAAAAGCCATTGGTCTTAACTTCGCTGATGTATTTTCGATTTATGGTTTGTATTCAGCAACACCCAAAGGAAGTTTCATCCCCGGTTTGGAATTTGCTGGAAAAATCGTGAAAATAGGCGAAAAAGTGAAGAATTTTGAAGTCGGTGACTCTGTGTTTGGTGTGACTCGCTTTGGTGCATACACAACACATCTTAACATTTCTGAAAAAACTGTCTTTGCACTTCCAAAAGATTGGTCAATGCAAGATGGTGCAGCCTTTGCTGTACAAGCACTCACTGCATACTATGCACTAGTTCCATTAGGACAAGTGAAAGAAGGTGATCATGTTCTGATTCATAGTGCAGCTGGTGGTGTTGGGATCATGGCAGGTCATATTGCGAAGAAAAAAAAAGCAATCACCATCGGTCTTGTAGGTGATTCTGTTAAGTTTTCGATCTTAAAAGAGGTTGGTTATGATTATTTTCTCATTAGGTCTCCTAATTTTAAACAAGAGATGCATAAAATTTTATCAGATTATCCATTAAAAATCGTTTTAGAATGTTTAGGTGGTCGTTATTTTCAGGACAGTTATGATCTCTTAGCACCAATGGGAAGGCTTATTACCTATGGTAGTGCGAACTTCACACCATCACATTCATTCCGAAATTGGTTTTCGATTGCCTATTCTTACCTCAGAAGACCAAAAATTGATCCATTATCCATGATTTCAGACAATAAATCGGTGATGGGATTCAATTTAATATGGTTGTGGAATGAAATTGATGAACTTCGAAAACATTTTTCCGATTTAATGATGTTATCACTACCAAAACAAACCATTGGGCATGAGTTTCCCTTTGATTCGATACATGATGCACTCCGTACATTTCAATCAGGACAAACAATTGGTAAGATCGTTATCAAAGTTCCGTAG
- a CDS encoding DUF4269 domain-containing protein → MQSLLPNPFQQIDYLQFGTPKQQELAKDLEDWKILKSLHGFKPTLAGTIPLDIDTDSSDVDILVKFNIPAHLQKICYAKFRNLPNYSFSEKTIALRVTLICRFETKKFRYEIFGQSVEPTEQYAWIHMMVENRFLTLADPTFREEIRSLKKQGIKTEPAFCKVLDLKGDPYKTLVQWNQKSDEQFRDLLLQRGYHIIPN, encoded by the coding sequence ATGCAATCTTTGCTACCCAATCCGTTCCAACAAATTGATTACTTACAATTTGGTACGCCCAAACAACAGGAACTTGCCAAGGATTTAGAAGATTGGAAAATTCTAAAATCCTTACATGGTTTCAAACCTACTTTGGCCGGAACCATCCCGTTGGATATTGATACCGATTCCAGTGACGTGGATATCTTAGTAAAATTCAATATCCCTGCTCATTTACAAAAGATTTGTTATGCTAAGTTTCGAAATTTACCAAATTATAGTTTTTCTGAAAAAACAATTGCACTTCGAGTCACTTTGATTTGTCGATTTGAAACAAAGAAGTTCCGTTATGAAATTTTTGGACAATCGGTGGAACCAACGGAACAATATGCTTGGATTCATATGATGGTGGAAAATCGATTTTTAACTTTGGCAGATCCAACATTCCGAGAAGAAATACGTAGTTTAAAAAAACAAGGAATCAAAACAGAACCAGCGTTTTGTAAAGTATTGGATTTAAAAGGTGATCCTTATAAAACACTAGTACAATGGAATCAAAAATCGGACGAACAGTTTCGAGACTTACTTTTACAACGTGGATATCACATCATACCAAATTGA
- a CDS encoding VanW family protein: MVFRFRKIPILGMNEKVHRGTLRLFFGKIYFQWKRYLIWFLERKFFATTKISIQEMQERFPVSIFKHSSPIYRKLKNVPMYLQENKRVNLNIAISKLDGILLAPNQVFSFWYLVGKPTKKKGYLPGMQLRNGSFIERTGGGLCQMANLIYWMTLHSPLEVKERWRHSFDIFPDSERTLPFGSGATLSYNYIDLQIKNTTNQPFVLHLWIEDDLLKGEWLSDLEFPFFYQVYESYHGFHAEPWGGYTRRNVIRRKKISKDTKEILKDELVTENTAWMMYEPLLESKESSSDL, translated from the coding sequence ATGGTCTTTAGATTCAGAAAAATACCGATCCTTGGGATGAATGAGAAAGTGCATCGCGGGACCTTACGTTTGTTTTTTGGAAAGATTTATTTCCAGTGGAAACGTTACTTAATTTGGTTTTTGGAACGAAAGTTTTTTGCTACGACAAAAATCTCAATTCAGGAAATGCAGGAACGTTTTCCTGTTTCTATTTTTAAGCATTCGTCGCCCATTTACCGCAAACTAAAAAATGTACCTATGTATCTCCAAGAAAATAAAAGGGTAAATCTAAATATCGCCATTTCAAAGTTAGATGGCATTCTCCTGGCACCCAACCAAGTATTTTCGTTTTGGTATTTGGTGGGCAAACCAACCAAAAAAAAAGGGTATTTGCCTGGAATGCAATTACGCAACGGAAGTTTTATCGAACGAACGGGCGGTGGACTTTGCCAAATGGCCAACCTAATCTATTGGATGACTTTGCACAGTCCACTAGAAGTCAAAGAGAGATGGCGTCATAGTTTTGATATTTTTCCCGATTCAGAAAGAACTCTTCCCTTTGGATCAGGGGCCACTTTGTCTTATAACTATATTGATCTACAAATTAAAAATACAACCAATCAACCCTTTGTTTTGCATCTATGGATTGAGGATGACTTGTTAAAAGGAGAATGGCTTTCCGACTTAGAATTTCCTTTTTTTTACCAAGTGTATGAATCTTATCATGGTTTTCATGCAGAACCTTGGGGTGGATATACAAGAAGAAACGTGATACGGAGAAAAAAGATTTCAAAAGATACAAAAGAAATTTTGAAAGATGAGTTGGTAACTGAAAATACGGCTTGGATGATGTATGAACCATTGTTAGAATCTAAAGAATCAAGTTCGGATCTTTAA
- a CDS encoding discoidin domain-containing protein has product MKKIILTLLVFLVLFCKNSPIENSIVIERIQAASSADGTSPINVFISGKHWKPESSLDGITIFFSNGAKWNQPGKTDGRAFFTEISIECQEKKGYVAFYKDGSYATNFDCTKETPKKIRSSGVHVIYLLPDSGNGIKTVSFFQNGKKLDVLYPEPITGQVTASSTLPNYPAYSLFDGSIDFAWVEGAKENGEGESFQIELEDNIDLSGLEIFNGYQRLDALFYKNGSVTELTVSNESDSFPIKIADKQGGQRIFFPKTISGKKFTFTIQKVRPGKTWKDTVVAEIILLGEKGKRFTVVDKNADEFKKSVLSKTKNTILSGFVNKAVFGDVSEGRLDYVFRSNGSFVIWKDDVSEKRVLDGNWVLLDASPTEAKIKIFGRDHKVVTQSLDSNSPYAETTEEKSTVIFGDTLTVKKSARGLQMIGKKVQITD; this is encoded by the coding sequence TTGAAAAAAATAATCCTAACACTTTTGGTTTTTCTTGTTCTATTTTGTAAAAATAGTCCGATTGAAAATTCCATTGTCATAGAAAGAATCCAAGCAGCTTCTTCTGCTGATGGCACAAGCCCTATCAATGTATTCATCTCTGGCAAACATTGGAAACCAGAATCCAGCCTCGATGGAATCACGATTTTTTTCTCCAATGGTGCCAAATGGAACCAACCTGGAAAAACAGACGGCCGCGCTTTTTTTACTGAAATTTCTATCGAATGCCAAGAAAAAAAAGGATATGTTGCCTTTTATAAGGACGGCAGTTATGCGACTAATTTTGACTGCACTAAAGAAACTCCCAAAAAAATAAGATCAAGCGGAGTTCATGTCATTTACTTATTACCAGACTCTGGAAATGGTATCAAAACTGTTTCCTTTTTCCAAAATGGAAAAAAATTAGATGTATTGTATCCTGAACCGATTACGGGTCAAGTGACTGCTAGCAGTACACTTCCAAATTATCCCGCCTATAGTTTGTTTGATGGTAGTATCGATTTTGCTTGGGTAGAAGGTGCAAAAGAAAATGGAGAAGGTGAATCTTTTCAAATTGAATTAGAAGACAACATTGATTTATCAGGATTGGAAATATTTAACGGTTATCAAAGATTAGATGCTTTGTTTTATAAAAATGGGTCGGTGACAGAGTTAACGGTATCTAATGAATCAGACTCTTTTCCGATCAAAATTGCTGACAAACAAGGTGGGCAAAGGATTTTTTTCCCAAAAACAATATCAGGGAAAAAATTTACATTCACCATCCAAAAAGTTCGACCAGGAAAAACTTGGAAAGACACTGTCGTCGCAGAAATCATCTTACTTGGTGAAAAAGGAAAACGATTCACTGTCGTTGATAAAAATGCTGATGAGTTTAAAAAGTCAGTTCTTTCGAAAACAAAAAATACCATCCTTTCTGGATTTGTAAATAAAGCAGTTTTTGGGGATGTATCGGAAGGTCGTTTGGATTATGTATTTCGTTCTAATGGTTCTTTTGTGATCTGGAAAGATGATGTGTCCGAAAAACGAGTATTAGATGGCAATTGGGTTTTACTTGATGCTTCACCTACGGAAGCTAAAATTAAAATTTTTGGAAGGGACCATAAAGTTGTCACACAAAGTTTAGATTCCAATAGTCCTTATGCAGAAACCACAGAAGAAAAATCGACAGTTATTTTTGGTGATACACTCACAGTTAAAAAGTCGGCAAGAGGATTGCAGATGATTGGCAAAAAAGTCCAAATCACAGACTAA
- the trxA gene encoding thioredoxin, with protein sequence MSENLPKSFEELVQTHDKPILVDFWAPWCGPCQMVAPELEKLAKDWKGKVSVIKINTDEKQDIAGRYGITGIPTMILFKNGKEIHRISGAMRSEEIKKVFGGMI encoded by the coding sequence ATGTCGGAAAATTTACCTAAAAGTTTTGAAGAGTTGGTACAAACACATGACAAACCGATCCTTGTGGATTTTTGGGCTCCTTGGTGTGGTCCTTGTCAAATGGTGGCTCCAGAATTGGAAAAATTGGCAAAAGACTGGAAGGGGAAAGTTTCGGTGATCAAAATCAATACGGATGAAAAACAAGACATTGCAGGCAGATATGGTATCACAGGAATCCCTACAATGATTTTGTTCAAAAATGGAAAAGAGATTCATCGCATTTCAGGTGCTATGCGAAGTGAAGAAATAAAAAAAGTATTTGGCGGAATGATCTAA
- a CDS encoding type 1 glutamine amidotransferase domain-containing protein, with product MTMQNPNPNQNYFLLSYYQILKRIEPCRFTFFEMIRMPIILIISMVVFQFSLFAKSEPKPKVLIVMSAASTLLLDENQKHPTGVFLNELAHPSIHLNQSGFDLEFATPNGKKVTLDPESLKDKYWNSTEEKEEAIRFLTSLSSFQNPMTLELAIKNNQSYIGLLIPGGQGLMTDLLYDRNLPILLSRFQEQKKTIGLVCHAPALLLTLPSGSKGEGFLFQGYHVNSVTKIEEWFIETFVMKGKPKVRKISDLLKERGMIYESSIFPASGYATRDRNLVTSQNPFSGEEFTKLYFDALKDSLKKFSF from the coding sequence ATGACCATGCAGAATCCGAATCCAAACCAAAACTATTTTTTACTTTCCTATTACCAGATTTTAAAACGAATCGAACCCTGTCGTTTTACGTTTTTTGAAATGATCCGAATGCCAATCATATTGATTATTTCTATGGTAGTATTTCAATTTTCTCTTTTTGCAAAGTCAGAACCAAAACCAAAAGTTTTAATTGTCATGAGTGCTGCTAGTACACTTTTGTTAGATGAAAATCAAAAACACCCTACAGGAGTGTTTCTAAACGAACTCGCCCATCCTTCCATTCATTTGAACCAATCCGGTTTTGACTTGGAGTTTGCCACACCAAATGGCAAAAAGGTTACACTTGATCCAGAAAGTTTAAAAGATAAATATTGGAACTCTACAGAAGAAAAAGAAGAAGCCATTCGTTTTTTAACTTCACTCTCTTCTTTCCAAAACCCAATGACACTCGAATTGGCTATTAAAAATAATCAAAGTTATATCGGGTTACTCATTCCTGGAGGACAAGGTTTGATGACTGACTTGTTGTATGATAGAAATCTTCCCATTTTACTTTCAAGATTTCAAGAACAGAAAAAAACCATTGGTCTCGTTTGCCATGCACCGGCTTTGTTACTCACACTTCCTTCTGGTTCTAAGGGAGAAGGATTTTTGTTCCAGGGTTATCATGTAAACTCTGTTACAAAAATAGAAGAATGGTTTATCGAAACATTTGTGATGAAAGGAAAACCTAAAGTTAGAAAAATTTCGGATTTATTAAAAGAACGCGGAATGATATATGAATCTTCTATATTTCCGGCAAGTGGATATGCCACAAGAGATAGAAACTTAGTCACTTCACAAAACCCCTTCTCGGGAGAAGAGTTCACCAAACTGTATTTTGATGCACTTAAGGATTCTTTAAAAAAATTCTCTTTTTGA
- a CDS encoding alpha-ketoglutarate-dependent dioxygenase AlkB family protein: MHLFHKSESENLLPYDGVLLYIPHFLPTEESDQVYLSLMEGIAWKPDEAILYGKHITTKRNVAWYAEKGFSYRYSGTTKTALPWSPELIELKAKVELASFEKFNSCLLNLYHDGSEGMAWHSDDETSLRPNSTIASVSLGAERIFRFKHKKNGEQVELQLEHGSLLLMKDVIQRHWLHSLPKAMKVKRPRINLTFRQFGMM, encoded by the coding sequence ATGCACTTGTTTCACAAATCTGAATCGGAAAATCTTTTACCTTATGACGGGGTTTTACTCTATATCCCACATTTTCTCCCCACGGAAGAATCCGATCAGGTTTATCTTTCTCTTATGGAGGGGATTGCATGGAAACCGGACGAGGCAATCCTCTATGGAAAACACATTACTACCAAACGGAATGTGGCTTGGTATGCGGAAAAAGGTTTTTCCTACCGTTATTCAGGAACCACAAAAACTGCCTTACCTTGGTCGCCGGAACTCATCGAATTAAAAGCCAAAGTGGAATTGGCATCTTTTGAAAAATTCAATTCTTGTCTTTTAAATTTATACCATGATGGGAGCGAAGGAATGGCTTGGCATAGTGATGATGAAACTTCGTTACGTCCTAATTCTACGATAGCTTCTGTCAGTCTGGGAGCCGAACGGATCTTTCGTTTTAAACATAAAAAAAATGGAGAGCAGGTGGAGTTGCAGTTAGAACATGGAAGTTTGTTGTTAATGAAAGATGTCATCCAAAGACATTGGTTACATTCTCTTCCCAAAGCGATGAAGGTCAAACGACCAAGGATCAATTTAACCTTTCGTCAATTTGGTATGATGTGA